The following are encoded in a window of Leptolyngbya sp. CCY15150 genomic DNA:
- a CDS encoding photosystem II reaction center protein K, with protein sequence MDAALILAKLPEAYSVFDPLVDVLPIIPVFFLLLAFVWQAAVGFK encoded by the coding sequence ATGGACGCGGCACTAATTTTAGCCAAGCTGCCCGAAGCTTACTCTGTTTTTGATCCCCTTGTTGATGTGTTGCCTATTATTCCGGTTTTCTTCCTGCTCCTCGCCTTTGTTTGGCAAGCAGCAGTTGGTTTCAAATAA
- a CDS encoding aminotransferase class V-fold PLP-dependent enzyme, which translates to MSQPSLHDYRQRYPALANKTYFNYGGQGPMAQEAIAALHDTQMQIQERGPFSSSTNAWLQQESQLARQAIAAELGTQPEAITLTENVTVGCNIALWSIDWREGDHLLLTDCEHPGVIATAHELQRRFGIKVSTCPILETLNQGDPVGAIAQHLMPTTRMVAISHILWNTGQVLPMKEIVAACRQHPSYQPVRVLVDAAQSVGVLPLQLDDLGADFYAFTGHKWWCGAAGAGGLYVKPACYSTAAPTFVGWRSITMDGTGQPTGLKENGQRYEIATSDYPLYSALRTAIALHQQQGTALQRYQQIQQLSAYLWEQLQTLPTVQPLRTTPPEAGLVSFRLDGQPDRAHGHLVAELEAQQIMVRTILHPNCIRACVHYFTTEEDCDRLMAHLRSLLT; encoded by the coding sequence ATGTCTCAACCCTCGCTGCACGACTATCGCCAACGCTATCCCGCCCTCGCTAATAAGACCTATTTCAACTATGGCGGCCAAGGTCCGATGGCTCAGGAGGCGATCGCTGCCCTCCATGACACCCAGATGCAGATTCAAGAGCGGGGGCCGTTCTCCAGCAGCACCAATGCTTGGCTGCAGCAAGAAAGCCAACTGGCCCGGCAAGCGATCGCCGCTGAACTGGGCACACAGCCCGAGGCCATCACCCTGACTGAGAACGTGACCGTGGGCTGCAATATTGCCCTGTGGAGCATCGACTGGCGCGAGGGCGATCATCTGCTGCTGACGGATTGTGAACATCCGGGCGTGATTGCCACCGCCCATGAGCTACAGCGACGCTTTGGCATCAAGGTGTCCACCTGTCCCATCCTGGAAACCCTAAACCAAGGTGATCCCGTGGGGGCGATCGCTCAGCATCTGATGCCCACTACCCGCATGGTGGCGATCAGCCATATTTTGTGGAACACCGGCCAGGTTTTACCGATGAAGGAGATTGTGGCCGCCTGCCGTCAGCATCCTAGCTACCAGCCGGTGCGGGTTTTGGTGGATGCGGCCCAGTCTGTGGGCGTTCTGCCTTTGCAGCTTGATGACCTAGGAGCAGATTTCTACGCCTTCACCGGGCATAAATGGTGGTGTGGTGCGGCGGGCGCGGGCGGGCTCTATGTCAAGCCTGCCTGCTACTCCACGGCGGCTCCCACCTTTGTGGGCTGGCGTAGCATCACCATGGATGGCACCGGGCAACCCACGGGCTTGAAGGAAAACGGTCAACGCTACGAAATTGCCACCTCCGACTATCCCCTCTACAGCGCCCTTCGGACGGCGATCGCTCTCCATCAGCAGCAGGGAACAGCCCTGCAGCGCTACCAGCAGATTCAACAGCTCAGCGCCTACCTCTGGGAGCAGTTGCAAACTCTGCCAACGGTTCAACCCCTGCGCACCACGCCTCCCGAAGCCGGTCTCGTCTCCTTTCGCCTAGATGGACAGCCCGACCGAGCCCATGGACACCTGGTGGCTGAGCTTGAAGCCCAGCAGATCATGGTGCGCACCATTTTGCATCCCAACTGCATCAGGGCCTGCGTGCATTACTTCACCACAGAAGAGGACTGCGATCGCCTGATGGCCCACCTGCGATCGCTACTCACCTAG
- the panB gene encoding 3-methyl-2-oxobutanoate hydroxymethyltransferase encodes MAVTPQKLIQYKQQGRRITVLTAADYLFAQIMDQAGVDVVLVGDSLAMVTLGYDTTLPVTLEEMLHHAKAVRRGVKQALLVVDLPFLSYQVSLSQAIESAGRILKETGAGGVKLEGGYPAIIDTVAALVQTGMPVLGHIGLTPQAVRRLGYRQQGTTPEAGEQLLAEAIALEQAGAFAIVLEHIPDHVAATISQKLSIPTIGIGAGPDCDGQVLVTADLLGLSDWRPPFAKAYANLRETVQGAVEDFCRDIREGQFPPSSPKG; translated from the coding sequence ATGGCTGTAACACCTCAGAAACTCATTCAATATAAACAGCAAGGTCGGCGGATTACGGTGCTGACGGCGGCAGATTATCTGTTTGCCCAAATTATGGATCAGGCAGGGGTGGATGTTGTATTGGTGGGCGACTCCCTGGCCATGGTGACCTTGGGCTATGACACGACGCTGCCGGTCACTCTGGAGGAAATGCTGCACCACGCCAAGGCCGTGCGTCGGGGCGTGAAGCAGGCGTTGCTGGTTGTGGATCTACCGTTTTTAAGTTATCAGGTGAGTCTGTCCCAGGCGATTGAATCAGCGGGACGCATTCTGAAGGAAACTGGCGCAGGGGGCGTCAAGCTAGAGGGCGGCTATCCAGCGATTATCGATACAGTCGCGGCTTTGGTGCAAACGGGAATGCCGGTGCTGGGACATATCGGCCTGACGCCCCAAGCGGTACGTCGCCTAGGTTATCGGCAACAGGGAACGACTCCTGAGGCGGGAGAGCAGCTCCTTGCAGAAGCGATCGCCCTGGAGCAGGCTGGGGCATTTGCCATTGTGCTCGAACATATTCCCGATCATGTTGCCGCTACGATTAGCCAGAAGCTATCGATTCCCACCATTGGCATTGGTGCTGGCCCAGACTGTGATGGGCAAGTGTTGGTGACGGCCGACCTGCTGGGGCTGTCAGACTGGCGGCCACCCTTTGCGAAAGCCTACGCAAATCTGCGGGAAACGGTGCAAGGAGCTGTAGAGGACTTCTGCCGCGATATTCGCGAGGGTCAGTTTCCACCTTCATCTCCTAAGGGTTAA
- a CDS encoding LysR family transcriptional regulator, with product MRDNHRDSIKLSQLRALLEIANCGNFSEAALCLNVSQSAVSHAIATLENELGVVLLSRGRHGATLTPVGEQIIGDVRHVMDALEEIVRKSNLAKGLDGGQVRVASFRSVATHVLPAVIALFRKAFPAISVTIIEHQHLPSVHQSLRQGLADIGFLYLPAPDDFETWEILRDDYVALLPPDAKIAGPAITWDELHSFPLIMPAADDSCRLIVRKYFTQFDQPLNAAYEVREDSTIVSMVEQGLGATVIARLAAEPLPSSLRVYKLPHPLERVIGVGVLSEALHPPAVFAFLDVLRGTGKFSPLPLKEA from the coding sequence ATGAGAGACAACCATCGGGATAGCATCAAGCTTTCGCAATTGCGGGCGCTGCTAGAAATTGCAAATTGCGGTAACTTCAGCGAAGCTGCCCTCTGTCTGAATGTGTCGCAGTCGGCGGTAAGCCACGCGATCGCCACCCTGGAAAATGAACTGGGCGTGGTGCTGCTCTCCCGTGGACGTCATGGAGCCACCCTAACCCCCGTGGGTGAACAGATCATTGGCGATGTCCGCCATGTCATGGATGCCCTAGAGGAAATTGTGCGCAAGTCTAATCTGGCTAAAGGGTTAGACGGCGGTCAGGTGCGGGTTGCCTCCTTCCGAAGCGTTGCCACCCATGTGCTGCCAGCGGTAATTGCCCTGTTTCGCAAAGCCTTTCCCGCCATTTCCGTCACCATTATTGAACATCAGCACCTGCCCTCGGTGCATCAATCCCTGCGTCAGGGCTTAGCGGATATCGGCTTTCTCTATTTGCCAGCGCCGGATGACTTTGAAACCTGGGAAATCCTGCGTGATGACTATGTGGCGCTGCTGCCCCCGGATGCCAAGATAGCGGGCCCTGCCATCACCTGGGATGAGCTGCATAGTTTTCCCTTAATCATGCCCGCTGCTGATGATAGCTGTCGCCTAATTGTGCGGAAGTACTTCACGCAGTTTGATCAACCCCTGAATGCGGCCTATGAAGTGCGCGAAGACTCCACGATTGTCAGCATGGTGGAACAAGGGCTAGGGGCAACGGTGATTGCCCGACTGGCCGCCGAACCGCTGCCGTCCAGCCTCCGGGTCTATAAATTGCCCCACCCCCTAGAGCGCGTGATCGGGGTCGGGGTTTTGTCAGAGGCCCTGCATCCCCCGGCAGTATTTGCCTTTTTAGACGTGCTGCGCGGTACGGGAAAATTTAGCCCTTTGCCTCTGAAAGAGGCCTAG
- a CDS encoding PCP reductase family protein: MANSMEWTAEAEARLKEIPFFVRPAARKKIEAFAREAGVAEITEEVYDQAKKKFG; this comes from the coding sequence ATGGCCAACTCGATGGAATGGACGGCAGAGGCAGAAGCGCGGCTCAAGGAAATTCCCTTCTTTGTCCGTCCGGCAGCGCGCAAGAAGATTGAAGCCTTTGCCCGCGAGGCCGGCGTGGCGGAGATTACCGAAGAGGTCTACGACCAAGCCAAGAAAAAGTTTGGCTAG
- the ftsY gene encoding signal recognition particle-docking protein FtsY: MAFDWFKRQFSRNRDEKDENKPQDTSPPEQAAEAPPAEAPASTAPTNAEDYLAWAKAAYQTIQEQQGTKIAPEPEPPAEAPVEVAEPVAEAAVAEEPVAEDIAEEPVAEEPVAEEPVVEESVVEEVAEEPVAEEPVAEESVVEEPVVEEPVVEESVEEVPEEPVAEESVVEEPVVEEPVVEETAAEEIVEEPVAEEIEESVVEEPVAEEVVEEPTPPVGVAIPPTAAEPTVSAAPDPDPATFTESESPSSPEVPASDVEAPAALPFWAQAETERQERLERLKAEALDEAEAAIAPPSTPSIVLDDDFLWSAGVLAAQGRRPEDVSLEEITWLNRLRQGLGKTRRSLVNQLRAIVGQGPLNQEAVLEIESLLLQADVGVEATDYIIEALQSKLREEALPPEAAIAYLKEILRQMLDQPFQGKYSPTFAPEKDTLNIWLITGVNGAGKTTTIGKMAHLATQGDYRCLIAAADTFRAAAVEQVKVWGQRSNVEVIANPGKNTDPAAVVFDAIAAAMSRNTELLLVDTAGRLQNKKNLMDELSKIRRIIDKKASHAKIESLLVLDSTLGQNGLRQAQVFAESAQLSGVILTKLDGTARGGVALAVVQQLGLPIRFIGAGEGIEDLRPFSSYEFVEALLSG; encoded by the coding sequence ATGGCTTTTGATTGGTTTAAGCGACAGTTCAGTCGCAATCGCGACGAAAAAGACGAAAACAAACCTCAAGACACGTCGCCGCCCGAACAAGCTGCGGAGGCACCACCAGCAGAGGCTCCGGCGAGCACGGCCCCAACTAATGCCGAGGACTATCTAGCCTGGGCAAAGGCAGCCTACCAAACCATTCAGGAACAGCAGGGCACTAAGATTGCTCCAGAGCCAGAGCCACCAGCAGAGGCACCGGTTGAGGTTGCCGAACCGGTTGCGGAAGCAGCAGTTGCTGAAGAACCGGTTGCGGAAGATATCGCGGAAGAACCGGTTGCCGAGGAACCCGTTGCAGAAGAGCCGGTTGTCGAAGAATCAGTTGTCGAGGAAGTCGCTGAGGAACCGGTTGCCGAGGAACCGGTTGCCGAGGAATCCGTTGTAGAAGAGCCGGTTGTAGAAGAGCCGGTTGTAGAAGAATCTGTCGAGGAAGTCCCTGAGGAACCAGTTGCCGAGGAATCGGTTGTCGAAGAACCGGTTGTCGAAGAACCGGTTGTCGAGGAAACGGCTGCCGAAGAAATTGTAGAAGAACCGGTTGCTGAGGAGATTGAGGAATCGGTTGTCGAAGAACCAGTTGCCGAGGAAGTTGTTGAAGAACCAACTCCTCCTGTAGGTGTGGCTATCCCACCCACGGCGGCAGAGCCGACGGTCAGCGCTGCGCCCGATCCCGATCCTGCCACTTTTACCGAATCGGAATCCCCCAGTTCGCCCGAGGTTCCCGCCAGTGATGTTGAAGCACCGGCAGCCCTACCCTTCTGGGCCCAAGCCGAAACCGAGCGTCAAGAACGTCTCGAACGTCTCAAGGCAGAAGCCCTCGATGAAGCTGAGGCAGCGATCGCTCCCCCCTCGACACCCAGCATTGTCCTAGATGATGATTTCCTCTGGTCGGCAGGGGTGTTGGCGGCCCAAGGGCGGCGTCCTGAAGACGTATCCCTAGAAGAAATTACCTGGCTGAATCGTCTGCGCCAAGGTTTGGGCAAAACCCGCCGTAGTTTGGTGAACCAACTGCGGGCAATCGTCGGCCAGGGGCCGCTCAACCAAGAAGCGGTGTTGGAAATCGAGTCGCTGTTGCTTCAAGCCGATGTGGGCGTGGAGGCAACGGACTACATTATTGAGGCTCTGCAAAGTAAACTGCGGGAAGAGGCTCTGCCCCCCGAAGCAGCGATCGCCTACCTGAAGGAGATTCTGCGGCAGATGCTCGATCAACCCTTCCAAGGCAAGTACAGCCCTACCTTTGCCCCCGAAAAAGATACTCTAAATATTTGGCTGATCACTGGGGTGAACGGAGCCGGGAAAACCACCACCATCGGCAAAATGGCCCACCTAGCTACCCAGGGAGACTACCGCTGTTTGATTGCGGCGGCAGATACGTTCCGGGCAGCGGCCGTGGAGCAGGTGAAGGTTTGGGGACAGCGCAGCAATGTCGAGGTGATTGCCAACCCTGGGAAAAATACCGATCCCGCTGCTGTGGTGTTTGATGCGATCGCTGCTGCCATGTCCCGCAATACAGAGCTATTGCTGGTAGACACCGCTGGTCGCTTGCAAAATAAGAAAAATCTAATGGACGAGCTGAGCAAAATCCGTCGGATTATCGACAAAAAAGCCAGCCATGCCAAGATTGAATCGCTGCTGGTGCTCGATTCTACCCTGGGCCAAAATGGTCTACGCCAAGCCCAGGTGTTTGCTGAATCGGCTCAGTTGAGCGGCGTGATTTTGACCAAGCTGGACGGCACGGCCCGAGGCGGCGTCGCCCTGGCGGTTGTACAACAGTTGGGCTTACCCATTCGCTTTATCGGTGCTGGCGAGGGCATCGAAGATCTGCGTCCGTTCTCCAGCTATGAATTTGTGGAAGCACTCCTCAGCGGTTGA
- the nusB gene encoding transcription antitermination factor NusB has protein sequence MQARRIARELALLGASQLPATPEALDMQQVQNLVLAAVRTLTTESRETLEVAISELERGSERLLSSETRSADIQGARTMTREAIDLTQVAINRLGYALELPEFIQLANQQDVRDYAIEIIKQVKQNRESIDELITSSMVDWQLKRLIRLDQDILRIAVTEVLYLGVPDRVAINEAIELAKRYGDEESHKFINGVLRRVTDAIKSQSLAQAPPEI, from the coding sequence ATGCAAGCTCGTCGAATTGCTCGTGAATTGGCGCTATTGGGCGCAAGTCAACTGCCTGCCACCCCAGAAGCTCTGGACATGCAGCAGGTTCAAAATTTGGTGTTGGCCGCCGTGCGAACCTTGACAACGGAAAGTCGTGAGACTTTAGAGGTGGCGATTTCAGAACTGGAGCGCGGTAGCGAACGCTTGCTGTCTAGCGAGACGCGATCCGCCGACATCCAGGGGGCGCGCACCATGACTCGGGAGGCGATCGACCTCACCCAGGTGGCGATCAATCGCTTGGGCTATGCTCTAGAACTGCCGGAATTCATCCAGCTTGCCAATCAGCAAGATGTGCGAGACTACGCGATCGAGATCATCAAGCAAGTGAAGCAGAATCGGGAATCCATTGATGAGCTGATTACCAGCTCCATGGTGGACTGGCAGCTTAAGCGTTTGATTCGGCTGGATCAAGATATCTTACGGATTGCCGTCACGGAAGTGCTCTACCTGGGCGTTCCCGATCGCGTTGCCATTAACGAAGCGATCGAATTGGCCAAGCGCTATGGCGATGAAGAAAGCCATAAGTTCATCAATGGTGTTCTGCGGCGGGTGACGGACGCGATCAAGTCCCAGTCTTTGGCTCAGGCTCCCCCCGAGATCTAG